In Papaver somniferum cultivar HN1 chromosome 9, ASM357369v1, whole genome shotgun sequence, the genomic stretch ACGAATTGTGAAACTGTGATAGGTTTTCTAGGTTTAAGTGCGTATGTAATTTTGAAGAGCTGAGATAATTAAGTGTTTTATTTGTGTAATTCTTGAAGTTGTTGAATGTTTTAAGGTCTTAATTATATAAGCGTACCATGATTGTATTTTACACACTGGAATGAGCAAATCTAGTTCCCATTGGGAAGATTAGTATTACGTTTGATTATCAGAGTTTAAATGTTGTGCAAAACCCTTTTGAGGTGTTAAATTACCATGGGTTGGAGAATTGGAGTTGTCGTTTGCACACATAAGCCTGTACCCACTAAAGCCAAGCACTTCATTTGCTCTCCGTGCAACTTCATTTGAAAATGGTTGCCGATAATGTTCACATGGTCATGAGAAAAACTTCAGTAACTTCATCTTTTTCTACAAATGTCAATGTCAATTGGCAGCCCTTGCACCACAATCTTCACACTGAAAGCTTAGGTGGCCAAGCTGTACATTTGTTACTCAGCTGACTCTTGAAAATATAAATCTATTCCTCTTTGTTGAATGTGCAGATGAGCTTTTGGGTCTTCCTTGTTTTTTCCCCCCACCAATCAGGGAGAGTGTTCAGTATTATGCTCTCTTTACCGTCTTACAAAAGTTGTTTGGTTATTTGACAAGGTTGTGTTGTGATTGTAGACAAATAGATTGAAAGAAAAATTAATATCAACTTCTATCTTCTCAATTAAAATTTTAGTGAAGTCATTCTACTCAATAGCCACCACTATTGGCATCAAATAGAGTAAAATTGAGTAGATCTGTAAGATTTTGATTATGTAAAGGACTAAGGAAAGCATCACAATTAGGACTTTGGGATCAATATCAGTTAGGTTCTAGTtccatccttttcttttttttatatctaTATACAGATGATTTGTCTATACCAAGTTGAGGGATTCCCACTAACCTAAAGGGGTTTAGGTTAGTGCTAATTTCAAGGTATTTAGTTATGTTGATAGACTCATTCTGGATTGATTGATTTGGCAGCTGATGAATCGAATCTAGTCGTTAGGTTGAGTGGTCAAATGCATATAATTTGTTGATTGGTATATGATTGACAATGCGTCTAATTATAGTTAAAAGAAAGTAAGTTAATTAGCACGTGTTTATACATTTGATGTGGGTATATTGTTTGGGACATGGGCCCAAGGCAAAGATTGCTTCCGACTTTTGAAACTGTTACTCCTGGTTTGAATTTCTTTGTAATTTCCGTTTTGGGGTCTAATTCCAAAGATTGCCTTAAGAAGAAGGTTGGAAGAAGAGTGTCAATTTAAAATCAGAACCTAGGTTCTACAGGGTAAAATATTAATGTATTAGATAGTAGCCTCTGCTTTCTCAACAAATATCTTATTCATTGTATCTTTTGTATACATGTATTTGAATTCATTCATCTATTCATTTGAGGCTTTTATATGTCACTGAAGGTCTTCTTATGATTTCAAATTATTACTTATGTACTAAATTCAGGATTCTTACTTCTCTTAATGCCTGATCGCAGATATACGCATGGATTGGCTGCAACTCAGCTAAATTTGGTCATTTATATGCAGCTGCCCCTACTAGACCTGTGAGTTGGCAATTTCGGTAGTCTTTGCATGTTTCTGGCTTACAGGTTTATGCCTTCGTTATTCTTTATTTTCAGTTTAATGATGTGTTGTTTGATTAAAACACAGAGTAATACAGTGAGCGTGACCTCCATTCTTGGAGGTGCTTCAGATAACACCGGCTCAAGCATTGCTCGCCGCTTAGGTATTTCTTACATTTTTGAAGTGAATAAGCTTTGCTCATATGGTCGTAGTCTCACCCCCCAATGCTGATGCTAAAACTGATCTCTATTGTAGCTCTGAAGTGCGGTCTGAACATAATTTTGGCTTGCAATATCCCTAAGAACAGCCCATTGCTTGAGGTCTCTCCCTCCTTCCCTCTCACTTTTCACTGTCcatagacactaatgctaatattttgattttttactTTTCAGGCTGATGCTGAGAAAATACTCGTGCAGAAGCTAATAAGTCTTGGATACACAAGACCAAAAACTAGTCTTCCAGCTTCCATGGTTGGTGTTCACTAGCTTCACTGTTTTTTGTAAACTTACCTCATATTTAATCTACTTGTAAGGTGGGAGAGGACCGTTGTACAATGAACAGTGTAGTTTTAATGACTGCAACCACAATTGAGGTATACAGAAATTGACAAACACCATCATACTAACTGGATACTGTTGTGGATTGCTCTTCTTTGTTTATGCAAAAGTGGCTTTAGTTTATAAGAATATCCTTCAGAAATATGCCCTGTGTCAAGTTCAGATGATACATCTAGAAGTGATGGTGTCCAGAATCTAAGATGTCTTAGCACTGCTAAAGATGTTTGTAAACTATTACTTGATTTTCCTTCAAAAATTCTCATGCACCTTACTTTCCAGACAATCCAACATTTTGTAGCTACTATTTCTATCACATTATCCTTAGAATTTCCTGCAATCCAGTTAGAGTATAAACTCATGAAAGGAATGTTAGATTGAAGTTTAAACCAGCCAGTGGAGGAAGCATCCATACTGACTTAGCATAAGgacattaaaaaaaaagatgttTCAGAGATTCACAATGATGATTACAGAAAATACAATGAGTTTATATGTTGTCCTTTATATTGACCAAGTAACTTCCTAACTGGTAATGCATCATCAATGCATTTCCACTAGAATATCTTAATTCTTTGAGAAACATTCAATTTAATTCTTTGAATGTGTATTCTGATTCATCTGTGCAGTCTGGTTGGTCTCATTGTTTTGCAGTTTAGCGTATAATGATTTAGCTGTGAACTGCCCATTTTTTGTTAAAAGCCAACTTAAAATATCTTTTTCCATATGTCCATTTGTGTCTGGAAAAATCTTTATCTTTAAGGTTTTGTATGAAATAGTCTGGGGCAAGTTAAATCCAACTTTTTCTGAGTTCCACTTCAGCATATCTAAGTCAATTAACTCAGCTACAAGTGTTGACGAGTTTAGCTTAAAGCCACGGAATGATTCATCTAAGCCTGGAATCCATTTGTTTGTCCATATATTTATCATCTTTCCATCCCTACCTCCCAATAACTGAACCTATGAATGAGAGTTACACCTTGTTTTATACATTTCCAGATCCAACTTTCATTGTAAtgtactagaaataacccgtgccgtaacgacacgaGTTGTAACATTTATCTTCTATCACGATGAACCCTGAACCTAACTAATATGGTGTTAATGTtcgataaaaaaattaaaaaagggtttatctaatttaattatcGCTTCTAGTGAAAATATAGTTGGTCTCTAATATATCCTCAAAATTTGGGTAGGCTGAATCTCACACATTTCGTATTAGTATTTTATGATATACTTCCtctgtttcaaaataataggcttgTTTATGTGCAAATTCATTGgcaaagtcattgggtgatgataccagtgatctgagttcgaaactcgctagcatcaaattctttacaaaaaaaaaaacaaatttgcaCATAAACAAGCCTATTAttatgaaacggagggagtacttttTAGGATTAATTAGGATGGTTTGTACATGTATATACAATTACTTATCCTTACGCTTTCCCTATCATTCCAAAATAAAAATGTGAAAAATTAGAAGCAAAAAAGGTGTGCCATAAGGTATTAAAATAAATACAATATTAAGCCCAAAATATATACTCGCATATATtttggggatatcaaaactaattgggggatagaggaaaaggacaaaacctggatccaaatatcaattcagggtcaccccttatctaagtgtTTTacgtaatacctaatctacccctcactaatcatgtttagtggttaaaTATAATTAGGCAAGTTAATAGTttagtttgataatcattagaataaatcattatcattgaatttgttgatgcaacaacattaaatcaagatatttatgatcatgaaagTCTATGGGAAGAACCAACCATGAAAGTAAACAAGCTGAATATACAAGTGCTCCAATTAGTCATATataggtattaatgtattgaaatttgattttttcattgaatccgccattgttacgcctgaaaaactcagtgccGGCATGGTCGATTCCCAAATGAACCATGCATGGTTTTCATCCTTAATAACCATGCCGAAACTcagtatcggcatggtattcatcctgaaTATCCATGTCGGAACTCAgtatcggcatggtcttcatcctaaataaCCATGTCGGCACTCActatcggcatggtcttcatcctaaataaCCATGCCGGCactcactaccggcatggtcttcatccctaccgaatgtaaaaaaaagaaaaaaattcaaagtgaggagccgaaagagaaggagaagggaatttgaaagggagtgagaAAGGTTTCGAATTTAAAAGGGAGTAGGgtatttttatgtttgatttaGCTTTTATTGTTTTAAAGGGTAGTTTCGTATTTTCtcccccaaaaaacaccccttaacaaacactattggttgggggaagtaagttatatcccccaattagttttagtatccccaattgcgcgttctttatTAATTGAAGGGTTTGATTCATAGGAATGTAAATGTTGGTTGTGATTCTTTGCACCAAACATCTTCATATCACCAAGGTCATTTACAAAAAAATTTGTGCTTTGATTTATTGTTTCTAGGTATGTTATAGGATTTTGTTATTTATAAATGATTtgtaaattatttttctttttgatgcatgatttaacaaaaaaaaaaactcattatcATGGATTTTCTCTATAATTGGTTTTTTATGCACAATCGTTCAGCGGCCGGATAAtaacttagtttttttttaatttttttggatttaattaaaattttctattattaattttgagaaattatttggttattcatttatttatttatttgtagatgGAGAATACAATGAAAAATAGAATAATGACATAATTAAAGCCAAAAGTCTTAATCATTTTTGTTTAAttgaatttaatttttatttatgatcctAGTTATGACATAACCCAATTAATGTATATTCATAATAATTATAGGTTACAACTCTTGCATCCGTCAGATGTCTTTCGCtaagatgagactgggatggtagGATAcaatgtttgtctctcaaaatgttatccaacCGTCCTAAGCTCAAAAACCccttttgttttgtattataataaaaattttattatgaaaaacaGAAGTATTTCTGAAGTATTTGTCTTTTAGAATACTAGCCCAAAGTGCTTTTGGTTCAGCATCCGGTCTCCAAGCTAGTTTGACTATCATGGCTAGGTTCATTTTATTATCTTCTTTAAAGCCTCAGCCCCCTAAAGTTGTTGGTTTACATAGAAAGTCGAAAGCTTTCAAGTAACGCcctccaaaattttcttttccccACCAGAAGTCGCGCTGGATTGCATTAACTTTTTCAGTGACTTTTTTGGGTAGGATAAAACAACCCATTTGGTAAATAGGCAGACTGGTAAGAACTAATTTATTTAAAAACAAACCTACTTGGTTGAGTTAGAGAGGTCCCACTAAAACTTTGAACTCTAGTTTCCATTTTATGAACCATGTTACCGAAAGTTTTTAGTTTAGATCTGTCTACGAAGAGAGGGGCGCCAAGATAAGAGTCTGaaatatttattttcttaaattttaAGAGTTTGATCATCATTCTTTGGTGTCGTGAATGTATTTTCTTACTGAAAAAACTTCGGATTTGTTAAAATCTATTAGCTGTCCCGAAGCCTGGCTAAATTATGTTTGTTCGCGAGAAAGTATTATGTAGTTATTCAGTTTGGGGGTGATTTATGATATTAAGCAAGTTACTACAACTTAGCAGGCTAGCTTTAGTGAACAACAGACAGTCGTCTGCAAAGAAAAGGTGGTTAAAAGATTGGGTATGTCTAGCTATTTTTATCCCTGTTATTTTCCTGCTCTTTAGCAACAAGTAATTTGGAGAAGACCTCCATGCAGTAGAGATAAGGAAATTTTTCTTTTCCTGGGATTCGATTAAGAAGAACCGCTATAGATGCAGTAGACAAGCATTGAGCAATCAGAGTGCACCGATCCTTACTAAAACCAAAAGCTAACATTATTTGATTTAAAAACTCCCAATTGactctgtcgaaagctttcgacatgtcaATTTTAACCCCTAACCCTTCATTcttgtttttcatcttttttAAGGAATGAATTACTTCGTGAGCCACCACTATATTATCAGCAATCTGTTTAGAAGGTACGAAAGCTGGCCGAAATGGTGTTATCATCTTATCTAAATACTTTTTCAGTCTGTTGGCTAATAATTCTGATAAAATTTTATAAGGTGTGTTACTTAATTCTATTGGCCTGAAATCACTAGGATTTTTTGGATGTTTTATTTTAGGTTTGAGAAAGAGGAAGGTTTCATTTAGTTTTGGGTTTATTGTCTTTCTTTTGAAAATTGTTAGTTATTGGCTCGATTTAGGAAACACACTATTTTAGAAAAGATCAAATTGATTTCCTAAATCAGTTTGCACCTCCTCAAGTATTTTAAGAATCTGATTTCTAAGTTATATTAGGAATTAGTTCTCTATTTAGGACCTCTATTTCTAGGCAATTCTTGATTATTCCTAGGACTATAAATAGGATTGATAACCCTTTGGttattatatctaagtctgaACTGTTAGAGGTGTGTGAAGAAACAGTTTTTCGATTATCTAAATATTCAATAAGAAGTTTATTTGCTGCAGTGGAGTAGGCATATTGCCGAACCACTATCTTTCTTTGTGTTCTTGTTTAAATTCCGCATATTTTCGGTTTTTCTGTATGAATATCTTGGGGTGTTTTGGAAGTAGCTAATCTTAAGCACAACAAACTGGTATCAAGAGCGAGTTCTAGGGTTTTGTCTAGAGTTATCTTGTTTGAagtcagaaacagagtttgaaggTGAAGATGTCGAAATCGATGTCGAACGCAAAGTTTGAAGTAGAGAACTTTGATGGTAAGAACAGTTTTACCATGTGGAAATGTGAAGCTCATGATGCTTTGAGTTAGCAAGACCTAGAGAATGCTATATTAGAAGTAAAACCTGCTGCACCAGTGACTACAAACGTTGAATGGGCAAAGATGAATTGTCAGGCTTGCAACACAATCCGTTTGTGCCTTATGAAGGATATAAAGTACGATGTGATGAGTGAGAATGTAGCTTTCGAGCTGTGTAAGAGTCTGAAAGACAAGTATGCGGTGAAAAGTGTTTCAAACCGAATTATGATGCAGAGAAGACTTTTCAGATTCAACAAAAAACCAGGTACCTCTATGGTCGAACACCTCACTGAGTACAATAGATTAATTGTTGATGCACTTAATATTGATGTGAAACTcgatgatgaaaccaaaacttgCTGTTTTTTTGGCATCTCTACCTGATTCGTATGAGACCTTCATTGATAGTTTGTCGAATAAGATAGAGGAGAAAACACTCAAGTTTGATGATGTGACTGCTGCTCTTATAAGTTATGATACTAGGCAAAGGGATAGAGATTTGAACAGGGAAACTACTAGGGAAGCCTTAATAGTTAGAGAGAATTCGGGTAAATCAGGTTTCAAACCAAAGGCCAAATCAAAGATCCCAGCATATGATGAATGTTCCTTTTGTCATCAGAATGGACACTGGAAGAAGGATTGTCCTAAAGCAAAGAACAAGGACAAGAAAAAGAATTTAGACGCAAGCGTTGCTGAAATCAAGTCTGGTgctattgaagatgatgaatatgacAAGTTCTCGATGACTGTCCGCACTAGTTGCGAATACAACTGAGTGGATTATGGATTATGCAGCTTCCTATCATATGTGTCCTAGGAAGGATTGGTTCATTAAGTTTGAAAAGTTTGATGGACCAAGAATGTTTGTGGGTAACAATAATACCTGTAAAGTTGAAGGGATTGGGAAGATTTGTTTGAAGatgaatgatgatgtcgttcaagAACTTGAAGATGTTCGTTATGTACcagaattgaagaaaaatctgatCTTAGTCAAACTACAGGATTTGGCTGGTCTACCCCGGTTAGGTGAACTTGACTCCCAAGGGTTTGAGATGACATTGAAAGGTGGAGTTTTGAAGGTATATTCCAATGGGCTAGTTTTTATGAAAGGTTTGAAACATGGAAAACTTGTATTTTCTGCAAGGAAACACAAGTGAAATGGATGAAGGAATTGCAGCAGTATCAGATAGTGTTGAGTCGGACACTACCAAACTATGGCATATGCGTTTAGGGCATATCGGAGAAAAGTCTTTGCAAAAGCTGACTTCGCAAGGCTTGTCGAAAGGCACAAAATCATGCAACAAGTTGGGATTTTGTGAACATCGTGTGAAGGGGAAGAGACTGGTAAAAGCACCATCAAGGGAATTCTAGACTATGTTCACACAGATGTATGGGGACCTTCAAGGAATGCATCCTTGAGAGGTAAAAGGTATTTTGGCTCCTTTATAGATTACTTTACCAGAagagtatgggtgtacaccatgaaTAGAAAGGATGAAGTTTTGAATACATTTTTGAAGTGGAAGAAGAAGGTTGAGATGAATACTGGCAGGAAAGTGAAGGCCTTAAGATTATACAATGGTGGTGACTACAAGTATGATCCATTCCTGCGAATTTGTGAAGATAAAGGCATTGAGCGTCATTTCACGGTAAGGGAGACTCCACAACAGAACAAGGTGGCGGAGTGCATGAATCGTACATTGTTGGAGAAAGTACGATGTATGTTTTCTAATGTTGGATTAGGCAAGAAGTTTTGGGTTGCAGCTGCGGAATATGCGTGTCACCTAGTGAATCGGTTGCCAACAACGACACTAGAAGGTAAAACTCCGATGGAAGTATGGTACGGTAAACCGGTTTCAGATTATATGTTACATGTATTTAGTTGTCCCTCTTATTACCATGTGAGGGAAGGAAAACTTGATCCTAGAGCCAAGAAAGCCATTTTCGTGGGTTTCCAATCAGGGGTGAAAGGATACAAGTTGCGGTGTCCCGAGTCGAAGAAGGTAGTGATAAGTAGAGATGTAACCTTTAATGAGACTGCAATGTGGAACGAATGAAGTATGTCAGCAAATGGCATAGTTTATTCCTAATGAGAATTCAAcaaagtttgtccatatagacgAGAATTTTGAAGATGAAGGTTCTGACGAAGAGTTAGAATTGGGAACAATTGATGGTTCAACCTAAGAACCAGAACTAGAGGTACAAGTAGAAGAAACACAACCTGAAGTACCAGAAGACATATTATGATAGTATTGCTCATAGGAAAGAATGAAGAAATACTCGCAAACCAGAAAGGTTCGCGGATATAGTTGCATATGCATTACCGATTGTAGAAGAAGAAATTCCTACTACTTATAAACAAGCCGTCAAGACAGTTGAAAAGGGGGAGTGGTAGAAAGCCATGAGGGAAGAGATGGATTCCCTTGAAAAGAAGGGAACTTGGGAGCTGGTGGAGCTACCTAAAGGGGAAAAGGCAATCAGATGCAAGTGGGTATATACTGATAATGAAGGATCTCCACGTGCAAGCAATGTAAGATACAAAgcaaggttggtagctaagggttACGCGCAAAGGGAATGTATTGACTATAACAAAGTGTTTTCTCCAGCGGTAAAGCATACTTGGTTTGATCTCGAGGTTGTACAACTCGGTGTGAAAACTGCTTTCTTACACGGTGACTTGAAGGAGACGATTTATATAAAGCAACCTGATGGGTTTGAAGTAGCGGGTAAAGAATATTGGGTATGTAACTTAAAGAGATAGTTGTATGGCTTGAAGAAGTATCCAAGGCAGTGGTACAAACGATTCGACAAGTTTATGAAGACACAAAAGTACACAAGCAGCAAATATGACTCTTATGTGTACTTCAAGCAGCTCCAAGATGGATCCTTTATCTACTTACTTTTATACGTAGATGACATGATTATTGCTTCTAAGAGTGAGGTGGAGATTCAACGATTACAAAATCAGTTGAGtagtgaatttgagatgaaaaatctcggTGAAGTAAGGAAAAATTTGGGGATGGAAATTGAGAGAGATAGGAAATATTGCACTATTTGTCTTTCTCAAAAGTCTTATTTGAAAAAGGTATTGAAGCGTTTCGGTTTATATGACAAGACTAAACCGGTAACACAACCTCCAGCTCAACACTTTAAATTGAATGTTGAACAGTCACCAAAAACAGTGGAGGAGTGGAGGTTAAAGGCTGAAGTACCATATGCAAGTGTTGTTGGGAGCCTTATGTATGCTATGGTATGCACTAGGCCCGATATTTCACAAGATTTTAGTATGGTTAGTAGATATATGAATAATCCATGGAAGGAACACTGGCaggctgtgaagtggattctgcGGTATATTCAAGGTACCGTAGATGTTGGATTGAAGTTCTCACAGAATGAG encodes the following:
- the LOC113312884 gene encoding uncharacterized protein LOC113312884 encodes the protein MASEELNGRPLNVDSLKLKETAMSTDQSTVMGSDAGDEDGAKITCFTEDMNNTTFHIQIIKLHKQIYAWIGCNSAKFGHLYAAAPTRPSNTVSVTSILGGASDNTGSSIARRLALKCGLNIILACNIPKNSPLLEADAEKILVQKLISLGYTRPKTSLPASMVGVH